AAATAAATTCCTTGGGTGACTCCATAGATTGATATAACTGTTTCTGAAAGATCTGTAGAGAATAAACTAAATGCAGATCCCAAGAGTAATAAGATTAAAAAGAAAAATTTAGATTTTTCCTTTAACTGGAACAATTCTGAAATTTGAAATAATGCTCTTAGAGTTAAAATTCCAAAAACTAAGGATAAGAGGAAACTTCCGAATCTTCCCATCAAGAGAGCGAATGGATACTGGATTGCAGTGTAATAAAAAGGAAAAACGTAATAACATTTTCCTTTATAAACATGGGTCATTGTCGACCCTTTTTTAAGATCTAAAGGTAAAAATCTAAATTCAGGATCTATTTCTTTTCCGGAGTATCTGCAGGAAAAATCAGGCAAACCATTTTGCAGAAGGTCCGCAAGTTGTTGTTGTTTGATCGCTCCGTCTCCTACCCGAATCCCTGTTTGGTACTGCCATGACAGAAATAAGGATAAAAACACTGCTCCAAAGATCAGAAAGCCTAAAGGTTTACCTGTAAAGGAAGATACTCGGGAGAGAAGACGATTGAACATTCTGCTAAGAAGTCCCGGGAAAATCCAAGGTCAAGAAGAAATCCCTAAAGAAAGTTTTAGACCGTTCTTTGCAGTCTGAATTCTGAATGACACTTAGGTTCCGAATGTTTCTTTGGAGCTTGTGAATTCTGTCTTAGAAAAGATCCGCTCCTTCTTTCAAAAACCTCTTCCTAAATTCCTTTTTCCGATCTCTTGTATTCTGTTTATCTATGTGGTGGTCTTGAATTCCTGGGTAACGGAAGATGCTTATATTAGTTTTAGGACTGTGGATAATTTTCTAAATGGTTTCGGTCTTAGATGGAATACGTATGAAAGAGTCCAGGCTTATACTCATCCACTTTGGCTATTTGGTCTTATCTTTCTTTCCTTTTTGAAAATCCCTGTATATTATTCTTCTTTAATTCTTTCTTGGATCTGTGTAGGAGCGACAGTTTATTTGCTCATTTCTCGTTTTGCAAAAAGAGAAGGGGGATTATTTCTAGGTTCTTGGATATTCTTAGTATTACTGACTTCCAGAGCATTTGTAGATTTCTCTAGTTCCGGTTTAGAAAATCCTCTTTCATTTCTTTTGATCGTTTTATTTTTAGAGAAGGCATTCGATCTAAAGATAAAGGCAGATTTTCGAGACATTTTTCTTTTCTTTTTTTACCTTTCTTTATCTTATCTGAACAGGCAAGATACTGTTCTTTTAGGACTTCCTTTCCTTCTATATTTATATAAACCTTTAAAAGAGAAACTTTCCTGGGGTAAGTTTGTTAGCGCATCCGTTTTAGGAATTCTCGCTATTCTTTTCTGGTCGGTGTTTTCATTAGTATATTACGGATATCTGTTTCCGAATACTGCGTATGCAAAATTGAATACTGGTCTTACTGTTTCACATCTATGGCCGTATGGTTTGGACTATTTGGAGAATAGTTTTCGTTGGGATATTTTTACTTCACTAACGATCAGTTCTGTAATTTTACTTTTACCTTATTTTCTCTGGAAAAAGAGAATTTTGGAAGCGGCTCTGTCAGCTGGGGTAGGGCTCTATATTCTATATATATGCTCCATAGGCGGGGATTTTATGGCAGGAAGGTTTTTTGCTCTTCCTTTTGTAGCCTGCATATTTTTGTTTTCGGAATATTCTAGTACTTATCTTCCTAGAGTGAGCGTTCTATTCTTCGTCGCCTTATTCTTGTTAAACCAAAACTCTTATTTGTATATTACAAAAGACTATACTAGACTTAGAAATGATGGAGAGATCCAAGATGAAAAAGGTGCTTATTTTAGAAGCACCAACTTGATTCGCTCCGTCCAATCCCAAGATTTTCCGACTCATGGCTGGGCAGATGTAGGTAGGAAGCATAGAAAAGAACCGAGGGAACCTGGCAAGGCATGTGCTACGATCAACGTAGGCTTTTATGGCTATTTTGCGGGAGAAGATCGTAAGATTATTGACTCAAACGCTTTAACGGACCCTTTATTAAGTAAATTGAAATCAGTTTCTAACTGGAGAATTGGGCATTTTACGCGTAATATTCCTTTAGGATACTTAGAATCTGTTACTTCAGGACAAAATCAGATCCAAGATCCGCATCTAAAAGTATACTATGATCGATTGAAATTGTTAACCGAATCAGAAGATCTTTTCACAAAAGAGAGATTTATGGAAATTCTCCGAGAAAACTTAGGCGGGAATAGAAATTTAATACAAAATTCTGACCCAAGAACTCCATGGGTAGGAATTCCAGAAGGTTTCCGTTGTGGACTGGGAGTCGGTTACTAGTTTAAGTAGTCTTCATTCTTCTTTTATATTTTGATCGGAACTTTTGATTTTAAATTCTTGATCCTTCATGCAGGGTTCCCATTTTATTGTTAAGAATGAGTGAAGGAAGAACTTCTTGGAACGCATCCAAATGGCGGGAATGGTTTTCCGAAGGTGAGATTGTTCCGTATTTCCAGCCCATTCTGTCTGTCGAAAAAGATTCTATCTTCGGTTACGAAGCCCTTGCTCGTTTTATAGATAAAGAAGGGACTGTCCATAGTCTTGGTCCATTCTTCTTAGCCGATATTCCTCATTCTTTTTCCGTTTCCGAAAGAGAAGAATTCAAAAATCTTAAATTAGAAATAGATAGAACCGTCCGTAAAAAAGCGATGGAGAGAATTAGTAATACTCCAGGCTTAGATACTAAAGCAAAACTTTTTCTGAATATATCCCCTTCTTTCATGCAGGATTATCTTTCTTCCAAAACGGATGAAGAACCTTATACTTTACAAATCGCAAAAAGTTCCGGTTTGGATCCTAAAAGGATCGTGATCGAAATTGTAGAAGAACATTTTTCCGGGGAGATAGATCAGCTAAAACCATTGATCAATTTATATAAAAGATCAGGATTTTTGGTAGCGATAGATGATCTTGGATCTAAATCTTCTAACCTGGATCGGATCGGTGCATTACATCCAGATATTATCAAAGTGGACCTGGGATTGATCCGCAGTTCGGTTGCTTCTCGAAATTTCCAAGAGATCTTATTCACGTTGTCTAGACTTGCTGAAAGTTTAGGATGTTCTCTTTTATTCGAAGGTATAGAAACTGAAACCGAATTATACAATGCTCTTACATATGGAGCAAGGTTTTTACAAGGTTTCTATTTTGCGGAACCAGGTCCTGAGTTAATGGATATCAATGGCTTGAGTATTCGATTCTCCCAACTTCATGAACTATTCTTTAATTATAAAAAATACCAATTACTTCGGCGTATTAAGAAAGAGAAGGAATTGGAAGATCGTTTAGAATCTTCCGGTATCGAAGTGAATACTTCCGATAGTGTTGTTACCATTAAATTAAGAAATTCTTATCTACTTGAAAAGTCAGTTTTTAGGATGTATGTAACAAATCATGAAGGAAGACAACTTTCTCCCAATTATTCTGGGATCTCTGATTCAGGAATGTTAGAGGATGATTCTTTTGTAGGAAGGAATTGGAGTTGGAGACCTTATTTTTTAGAACAATTTTATAAAAATGCAAAAGATTCTTCCGGCGGTTGGATCGCGAGTAATCCATATTACGATCTGGAGAGCAATCTGCTCTTAGTTACTTATTCCAAAAGTATGGAAGAAGGAAATGTTCTATTCGTAGATGTAAGAATGTGGGACTTTCCTTAAATCCTTTCTAGTTCTGCAACATTCACTGTTTTAATCCAACCAAATAAACTTAAAAATTGAATACACCACCAACCTGGATCTAATTCTCCCTTTTGAAGAGAAAACTTACTAGATTCAGGAAATGCATGATGGTTATTATGCAAAGATTCTCCCATTGTCAAAAGTGAAATGAATGGAACATTATAACCCTGGGTGCATGCGTCCGGCACGACTCTGATCATTTCACCTTTTTTATGAGCATAATGTCCTACTAACCAATGCCCCAATATACATGTAGAAGTTCTTGCAAATATTCCCCAAACTACTAGGCCAAAACCTCCTACATAAGCAAAAATTGCGATCAGAGGAATTTGTTGTAATAGCCAGGTTTTTTCCAAAAATTGAATGATTTTATCTTGTCCGTATTTGTTTTCGTAATGAAATGTTTGGTGTTGTTGTAGCCGAATGGTGCAATTCATCTGTATTAAAAAATCTTTAAATACATTATCATAATGGCAGAAGAATGGGTGACAAGCCTTACTCCTTTGGGCCCAATCCCGTAAATCATGCAGATATCTTAAGGATAATGGGCCCCCTAAACCTGTTAAAACTCCTAGGTATGTTAAAAATCTTTTTAATCCTATTGAAGAAGAGAACGAATCATGGATTAAGCCTCGATGAATTCCTACAGAATGGCCAAAACTAAGTGTAAGAATGGTTAATGAAAATGAAATCAACGCATTCGAACTTGAATATGTTGAATATCCGAAGATTAGAAAAATGGAAACGGAAAAGATGAACAGAAGTGATTTGGTTGGTGCCCAGACAATCTTGCCTTCGCAAGGATCTAAAGTTTTGATTTCTGGAGAATATATCATAGAGCCTCCATAAAGCGGGGCTCTAAGAGAATTTAGGCGTTACCCGCTTCACTCTATATAATATACCTTTTTGAAAGACGATGAAGCCAAATTCATATCGTCTTTTGGAAATTTTTTTCCTTTTTAGCCAACTTTTACACCCGAGTCAGAAAGCATACGATTTACGTTATCTGTAAAACGTTTTTTCTCCCCAGGTCTTGCAGAATTTCCTTCCAAAGAAAGTCCTACATATAAGTTCCCATCCGTATCTCTTGCAATGGAACGTACTACTCCATACGCAGTGATCGGAGATTGCATTTTAAAAAATATATCGAATGTGAATCCTTTTCTTCTAGGAAGCTCATTATTTAGATCAGGATGATTGATCTTCACTCTTAAGCCACCTGTGGAAAGATCTATGACTGAGAATCTTTCCTTTACTAGGATCGTATTCGATTCTCTGATCCGATCCACCATATCAAAAGTAAGGGTTTTAATTTCCATTACTTCGGATATATCTATTTCCCTAGTCCTATTCTGGGCATGAATATATCCGATGGGGATTGCTTGCTCGTCATGGTTGATATAAATAACCGGAACGATCAGTTCTGATCTGATCTTTTGGTTTGCGTATTCAATAATCTTCTTACGAACATCGTCTTCGTCGCCTAGTTCATGTTCGTAATCAATAAATCCGTTCGGGTCTGAAGATTTAAAAGAATCCGGTTTTTGTGTATTCGGAATATATAATATTTTTCCAGTCTTTTTGACTAGATCGAATTTATCTCCGATAGAATTGAAAACGTCTATTTTGACTATATCAAACTTAGGCTTGAGAGTTCTTTCTGTATCTGCAAAATTTACTTTTACGGAAGTAGGGATATTGAATAAATTCGCATCAATTGTCGTTTTGCTCGTACGCAGGTTAGTGATCCAAACACTGCCATCCGGTGGTTTGATCCTAGTAAATTTTCTTTCTCTGCTTGCGATGGACACATGTTCCACCTGCATGATGAATTGATTATTCGGTTTTTCTTCGAGTACCTCGCATTCTAGTTCGACGTATCTCGCGAGTAATTTGTACAAAACAATATGAGCATTCAGCTTAAATTGTTCGGCCATCCGACCTTGTACTAAAATTTTTGTGGCGTCCTTATTGACGGAGAGGAGTTGAACGGATTCGTGAGTTTCCGTATCCCTTACGAGTAGATCTGTTTTGAGTAGAAATTTTCCAATGATATGGAGTTTTTTACCAGGATCTGTGATGAACTCTTTGTCTCTTTGTTTCCTTTGAACCTTTTCCATTAAATTCCTAGGTCGATCGGATTCCGGCGGAAAATTATCTTGATTCCAGCCTTTGGCTTCGTTTTGATGTAATAGGTAAGGTACACTAATGTCAAACCAATCTTACCGAGACTCCCAATTTTTAGACGGCCTATCCGGCGAAGAACTTTTCAGCATGCAAATCGGGCTTACCTATCGGGACTTTTTAGTCCTGCCCGGTTTTATCGATTTCAATCCTTCCGATGTAGAACTAGAGACTAGATTAACTAAAAAGATCAAACTCAAAAGACCATTCGTAAGTTCCCCAATGGACACTGTGACTGAGTCCTCAATGGCTATCGCACAGGCCCTTATGGGAGGGATTGGAATTATCCATTATAATAATACTGTAGAAGAGCAGGTTGCTGAAGTCAGCAAAGTGAAACGTTTTGAAAACGGTTTCATTTCTGATCCAGTTGTTCTCGGACCAAAAAATACAATCCACGATCTGGACAGGATCAAAGAAACTTTAGGATTCACGGGAATTCCAATCACTGCAGATGGAACCAGAAATTCTAAATTGGTCGGGATTGTAACCAATAGAGATATCGATTTTGAAAGAGATCGCTCCATTCCTGTGGAAAAAGTTATGACTACAGAAGTGATTACCGGAAAATCAGGGATCACTTTAAAAGAAGCAAACGATATTATCAAAAAAGAGAAGATCGGAAAACTTCCGATCATTGACAAGGACGGAAAACTTGTCTCTTTAGTTAGTCGTTCTGATCTGAAAAAGAATAAGGAATTTCCTGATTCTTCCAAGGATGAGAACAAAAGACTCAGATGTGGAGCTGCAGTTTCTACCTTACCTGAATCCAAGGACAGGGTCGCTGCATTGTATGAGGCCGGAGTAGATGTGATCATCATCGATTCCGCCCAAGGAAACTCGATCTATCAGATAGAGATGCTCCAATTCATTAAATCTAATTTTAAAAACCTTGAAGTGATCGGTGGTAACGTGGTCACTCGCGGTCAGGCAGAAAATCTGATCGGCGCTGGAGCAGACGGACTTAGGATCGGAATGGGACCTGGTTCCATTTGTATCACCCAAGATACCATGGCTGTGGGAAGAGCTCAGGCAACTGCGGTTTACCAAACTGCTGCCCATGCAGCAAAATATGACGTTCCTGTTATTGCAGATGGTGGAATTTCTAATATTGGAGATATCGCAAATGCTTTGGCAATCGGAGCATCTGCATGTATGATGGGATTTATGTTCGCTGGAACATCTGAGGCACCTGGAGAGTATTTTTACGAAAATGGAATACGTCTCAAGAAATACCGGGGAATGGCCAGCATTGAGGCAATGAAAGCCGGCGGAGACAAACGTTATTTCAACGAGGGCCAAAAAGTAAAAGTAGCCCAAGGTGTGAGCGGTTCCGTAGTGGATAGAGGTTCAATTCTGAATTTTATTCCATATTTAAGCCTAGGATTACGACTTTCTTTTCAGGATATGGGATTCCGTTCCGTCCAAGATTTACATAAAGGGCTCCGAGAAGGAAAACTTAGATTCGAAAGAAGGAGTGAATCCGCTCAAGCCCAAGGTTCTGTTCATAGTCTTTACTCTTATAGTGCACCTAGTTTAAGAGCAGAGTAATTAAATTAGATCCCTTAGATTTGCCGGGAAGGAAAGGTTTTGAAAAAGTTTCATCTTATTTCGATAATCCTGATATTCCCGATTTTGATGACGGGGGATGTTTCCCACGCTCAGGCTCCGCCGGATAAAGCAAGAGTCGCTCAGGAACTAGTCGCAAGATTAGACCAGGCACTCTTGAAGGCGGACGGCTTAGTAAAAGCAAATCTGATCTTGATCAAAAAGACAGGAGATTCCTGGACCTGGGACATGAGCATTTTCAGAAAGGGAGAAGATTCACTCTCTCTATTCGAAAGCAAAGGCCGTGGTTTAGAATATAAGATCTTATTCAAAGAAGACGGAGAATTGATCTTCGCCTTCAATGCTCTTTCTAGAAAAATTTTTAAAAAGAACGACGAAGAAAAATACGAGAACCATTTGAATACTGGATTCAGTTTCGTGGATCTGGCAGGAACTTCTTACCAAGCAAATTATAATCCTATCGTACAAAGTGATTTGGATATTGCCGGAAAGAAGATGAAACGAGTGGCACTAAGACCAATCGTTCCTTATTTTTATTCCAAACTCATCTTACTATTGGAACCGGATACATTAAGACCAACTCGTTTGGATTTTCATGATAAGGACGGGGTACTTTATAAAACAATGAACATAAAGTACGGTCCTGTTAAGGTAAAAGCAAAACAGAAGGTTACCAAAGAAGATATAGTTAGTAGATTGGAAATGTTGGATCTGAATACTGGTGCGATCAGCGTATTGGAATATACTGAAGTGGACCGAGATGTAAAACCGGATCCTTCTTTATTCGAATTGGATAATCTAAACAGACTGTAATGTCCTCGGAAGAAATTGTTTTTTTTCGACCTGGATTTTCTTCTTCTCCTCAACTAATATTAGAAGGAGAAGAGATCTCTCATCTAAAAGCATTTAGAGTTTTTTCGGAAGAGAAAACCGTTATCATCAAGGACGGTGCAGGTGCAAGTTTTGCATATAATGTACCTTCTTCTTCTAAACTTGGAAGCCTAGTCAGTACTGAAAGAAAAGAAAAACCTAAAACCAAAGCAAAGATCGCAACTGCAATTCCAAAGGGAAATAGATTGGAATGGCTTATCCAAAAGGGAACAGAGCTTGGGATCACTGAATTTATATTTTTAGTATTTTCTCAATCGGATAGAAAGGATTTAAATCCTGAGAGACTTCTAAAGGTTGCTGCAGAAGCTTCTTCTCAATCCGGCCAAGATTTTTTGCCTGAGATAAAAGGGCCGCTTTCTCTTTCTAAATTTTTAGAAGAGTCAAAGTCTACTAGGGAGGATCTCCTACTTTTTGATCCAAGATCTGAAATACAGATCAATCCTGAAAACATACAAAACAAAACAGTTTTGATAGGACCAGAAGGTGGATTTAGAAAAGAAGAATTAGAACTGATCTCTCAGTCTGGGGTTTTATCTGTGAATGTGGGAGAATCTATTTTGAGAATCGAGACCGCTGGAATTTTTGCGGCCTCTTTATTTAGGTTAGGAAACTTGCGCTGATTATTGGCCGAATCCGCTCGCGCCTAAAACCAGAACACAGGTGTTCAAATAATTATCACAATCACTTTTGCAACTTTGGGATAACTGGAAGCAAAATGTAGAAATATTGCAGCTTGTATTACAAGAAGTAAGGCAGGAGTTCAAACCGGCCAAATTAGTTGTAGTAACAGAGGTGCCGTATTTATTTTCGCAAGCATTCTTACAGGCCGGATAAGATCCGCCGGTGCAGTTTGCATAGAAAGTCGCCAAAGCATTTCCCTTGATATCTCTCTCTCCGGTATTACATGCTAAAATACCTAAGAGTGCGATTGCTAGTAAAAAAGGGAGAAATCGGGTCATATAAGTAAATCGTTTTCGGCCGGGACAGAACGGTAAACTAAAAAACATTCGACGTTAGCGGAGAATCCACCGGAATGAAGTATCTAGACCGAGGTGCATGGAATGATTGTAAACGGTAAAGAATTCTCTCTGCGGGACCTTTCTTCTCCGGATTTATTTTCCCTATTAGAATCCTTAAAACTAAAACCGGAAACGGTAGCGATCCAGAAGAATGGAGAGATCTTAAAAAGAGACCTTTGGAAGAATTCTTCTTTAGAGGAAGGGGATAAAATAGAGATCCTGAAATTTGTTGGAGGGGGTTGAATCGTTTTTGGAATTTCCACTTAGACCCAGACATAGTATCTGGAGAGCGCCAGGCATTTATCCAATCCTAGATCTAGAATATTGTTCCAAATTTTCCAAGGACCCGGTCCGTATAGTGGAACTTTGGAATTACCAAAGAGAATGGATCCCATTCTATCAGATCCGTGCTAAAAAAGAGACTCCCGAAACATTAAAGAAGGTTTATAAAAGTCTTATAGATGCATTTCCTGATTTTCCGATCATACTGAATGATTTTTGGAAAGAAGCCTTAGAATGGAGATGTTTTGGACTTCATATCGGAAAAGAAGATTATACTTCTCTTTCCTTCGAAGATAAGAAGAAGGTCCGCTCGAGTGGATTATACCTAGGCACTTCCTGTCATAATTCTGAAGATATTGCCAATTTAGAACCTGGGGTCTGGGACTATACTGGGCTTGGACCTGTGTATGCAACAAGCTCCAAGGATACTGAGGATGTTCCCGTAGGACTTGAAGGCCTGAAAGAAGCCTTACAAATTGCTAAAATACCTGTCACTCCGATCGGGGGGATTGGTCCTAAACAGATCAGCGAGTTATCAGAGTTAGGCCCATTATCCTATGCAATGATCGCTTCCGCTTCTGAAAGAGATTCCTTTTACGATTGCATTCGTATCCTTAAGGAGATAAAAAATCCGTAAAGGACCTGAGACTTGTAAGCCGCCTCTTCCTTGTTTTTGGCGGCTAAGAATCCCAAGTTTCAATTGACTCACAAATTATGTCCAATAAGATGATCCCTATGAAACAGCCAGGGGAAATACGCCATCTATCTGCCAAGGATGATCGCGACTACTTACTAGATTATCAGACCCTGGATGTGGATCATTTAGAAAAGGCTCCCATCTTAGGTGTACCTTTTGATAATGCCAGCCTTGATGAGGCAGTGGCAAAAATTTATCATCTCATGGAAGAGAAGGATAAATTTCATCATGTTCTTCTTTTGGATCCGATCAAGACAATGGCTGTCCGTAAAGGAAAGAAATTACATCGGATCGCGCAAAAAGCTAGCTTAATTTTGGCAGAAGGTGCAGGTCTTCAATGGGCCGCTAAAAAATTAGGTGGAGAATTAAAAGAGAGAATTCCAACAATCGCACTCATGATGGACTTGGTCCGTCTTTGTGAGCTTAGAAATTATTCTATTTTTCTTTTAGGTGGAAAGGAAGAGATCGTCGAGAAGGTTTATTTCAATCTTTCCAGACATTTTCCTGGAGTTCGTATTGTAGGACGTCATGCTGGTTACTTAAATACCCAACGTGAGTTGCTTGTTAAAGAATCTATACGCAAGACCAGTCCGAATATTATATTTCTTGCAATGGATTTTCCAGACCAAGAGATCTGGGTCGAAAATAATACAGCATTTTTTGGTCACGCAGTTGTGATTGGGGTCGGTCCTGCAATGGACATTCTTTCCGGAAAAGTAAAAAAGGCTCCGAATGTTTTCAAATTGAAAGGTTTAACTTGGCTTTGGAGAATTATGGTCCGTCCTTGGAGACTAATTCGCCTGAGTAGAATGTTCGGATTCTTTATAGTGGTAGCTATCAAATCTCTTTTCGTAAAAAAGAAAAAGTAGATCTCTGCGGCTTTACTTACGAACTAGATCCTTAATTGAATCTAAAGTTGGCGAAACCCAGTCTTCTAAAAGAGGCTCTCTTTTGAGAGCTTCTTTTTTGAATAAAAGATCTTTATTCGCAAGTGAGATTTCGCTCGCCTCGTTGATCTTACGTGCGGTTTCGATTGCCTTCCAATAATTCTGTAAAGCCTGAGCAGTATAATTTTCTGATTCTTGTGCGTTTGCTTTTTTAGAAAGAGTTTCGTAACAAGCGCCAATATTATTATAAGCGGCAGTCAGAGTTTGATACACTTCTTGGTGATATGGATCTTCAGTTTTAGGAGAACTCATTTGAGGAAGTTTTTCTTCCATATCATCTTTTACTCTTAGGAAATATCCAAGAGCTGTTTTTGTCTGACCAGTATAGAAAAATGCATTTCCTTTTGCCATTAGGAGAGTAGGATTATAATATTCGTCCTTATCTTCGAATCCTGTCCAATCCGCTAAAGACTTGTCGAAATCAGAATCCATATATTCGACCCAGCCTTTGAAAAATTTCATTTCTCTCAGCATGGACGCGGGAAGTTCTCTTCTCCATTTGCGAATTAGATCGAACTTAGGTTCTTCAGAGTCCACTTTTGCAAATTCTTGGAGTGAGTTTCTAAGTTCGTTTCTACGATTTCTTTTTTCTTCTTCTTCTTTTAAGACAGAAAGACTTTTTCCATCAGATTCAGAACGGGATCGGAATGGATAA
The genomic region above belongs to Leptospira saintgironsiae and contains:
- the thiS gene encoding sulfur carrier protein ThiS; translated protein: MIVNGKEFSLRDLSSPDLFSLLESLKLKPETVAIQKNGEILKRDLWKNSSLEEGDKIEILKFVGGG
- a CDS encoding DUF1577 domain-containing protein — its product is MEKVQRKQRDKEFITDPGKKLHIIGKFLLKTDLLVRDTETHESVQLLSVNKDATKILVQGRMAEQFKLNAHIVLYKLLARYVELECEVLEEKPNNQFIMQVEHVSIASRERKFTRIKPPDGSVWITNLRTSKTTIDANLFNIPTSVKVNFADTERTLKPKFDIVKIDVFNSIGDKFDLVKKTGKILYIPNTQKPDSFKSSDPNGFIDYEHELGDEDDVRKKIIEYANQKIRSELIVPVIYINHDEQAIPIGYIHAQNRTREIDISEVMEIKTLTFDMVDRIRESNTILVKERFSVIDLSTGGLRVKINHPDLNNELPRRKGFTFDIFFKMQSPITAYGVVRSIARDTDGNLYVGLSLEGNSARPGEKKRFTDNVNRMLSDSGVKVG
- a CDS encoding thiamine phosphate synthase; the protein is MEFPLRPRHSIWRAPGIYPILDLEYCSKFSKDPVRIVELWNYQREWIPFYQIRAKKETPETLKKVYKSLIDAFPDFPIILNDFWKEALEWRCFGLHIGKEDYTSLSFEDKKKVRSSGLYLGTSCHNSEDIANLEPGVWDYTGLGPVYATSSKDTEDVPVGLEGLKEALQIAKIPVTPIGGIGPKQISELSELGPLSYAMIASASERDSFYDCIRILKEIKNP
- a CDS encoding 16S rRNA (uracil(1498)-N(3))-methyltransferase; the encoded protein is MSSEEIVFFRPGFSSSPQLILEGEEISHLKAFRVFSEEKTVIIKDGAGASFAYNVPSSSKLGSLVSTERKEKPKTKAKIATAIPKGNRLEWLIQKGTELGITEFIFLVFSQSDRKDLNPERLLKVAAEASSQSGQDFLPEIKGPLSLSKFLEESKSTREDLLLFDPRSEIQINPENIQNKTVLIGPEGGFRKEELELISQSGVLSVNVGESILRIETAGIFAASLFRLGNLR
- a CDS encoding outer membrane lipoprotein-sorting protein, coding for MTGDVSHAQAPPDKARVAQELVARLDQALLKADGLVKANLILIKKTGDSWTWDMSIFRKGEDSLSLFESKGRGLEYKILFKEDGELIFAFNALSRKIFKKNDEEKYENHLNTGFSFVDLAGTSYQANYNPIVQSDLDIAGKKMKRVALRPIVPYFYSKLILLLEPDTLRPTRLDFHDKDGVLYKTMNIKYGPVKVKAKQKVTKEDIVSRLEMLDLNTGAISVLEYTEVDRDVKPDPSLFELDNLNRL
- a CDS encoding fatty acid desaturase; this translates as MIYSPEIKTLDPCEGKIVWAPTKSLLFIFSVSIFLIFGYSTYSSSNALISFSLTILTLSFGHSVGIHRGLIHDSFSSSIGLKRFLTYLGVLTGLGGPLSLRYLHDLRDWAQRSKACHPFFCHYDNVFKDFLIQMNCTIRLQQHQTFHYENKYGQDKIIQFLEKTWLLQQIPLIAIFAYVGGFGLVVWGIFARTSTCILGHWLVGHYAHKKGEMIRVVPDACTQGYNVPFISLLTMGESLHNNHHAFPESSKFSLQKGELDPGWWCIQFLSLFGWIKTVNVAELERI
- a CDS encoding WecB/TagA/CpsF family glycosyltransferase produces the protein MKQPGEIRHLSAKDDRDYLLDYQTLDVDHLEKAPILGVPFDNASLDEAVAKIYHLMEEKDKFHHVLLLDPIKTMAVRKGKKLHRIAQKASLILAEGAGLQWAAKKLGGELKERIPTIALMMDLVRLCELRNYSIFLLGGKEEIVEKVYFNLSRHFPGVRIVGRHAGYLNTQRELLVKESIRKTSPNIIFLAMDFPDQEIWVENNTAFFGHAVVIGVGPAMDILSGKVKKAPNVFKLKGLTWLWRIMVRPWRLIRLSRMFGFFIVVAIKSLFVKKKK
- a CDS encoding EAL domain-containing protein; the encoded protein is MSEGRTSWNASKWREWFSEGEIVPYFQPILSVEKDSIFGYEALARFIDKEGTVHSLGPFFLADIPHSFSVSEREEFKNLKLEIDRTVRKKAMERISNTPGLDTKAKLFLNISPSFMQDYLSSKTDEEPYTLQIAKSSGLDPKRIVIEIVEEHFSGEIDQLKPLINLYKRSGFLVAIDDLGSKSSNLDRIGALHPDIIKVDLGLIRSSVASRNFQEILFTLSRLAESLGCSLLFEGIETETELYNALTYGARFLQGFYFAEPGPELMDINGLSIRFSQLHELFFNYKKYQLLRRIKKEKELEDRLESSGIEVNTSDSVVTIKLRNSYLLEKSVFRMYVTNHEGRQLSPNYSGISDSGMLEDDSFVGRNWSWRPYFLEQFYKNAKDSSGGWIASNPYYDLESNLLLVTYSKSMEEGNVLFVDVRMWDFP
- the guaB gene encoding IMP dehydrogenase, yielding MSNQSYRDSQFLDGLSGEELFSMQIGLTYRDFLVLPGFIDFNPSDVELETRLTKKIKLKRPFVSSPMDTVTESSMAIAQALMGGIGIIHYNNTVEEQVAEVSKVKRFENGFISDPVVLGPKNTIHDLDRIKETLGFTGIPITADGTRNSKLVGIVTNRDIDFERDRSIPVEKVMTTEVITGKSGITLKEANDIIKKEKIGKLPIIDKDGKLVSLVSRSDLKKNKEFPDSSKDENKRLRCGAAVSTLPESKDRVAALYEAGVDVIIIDSAQGNSIYQIEMLQFIKSNFKNLEVIGGNVVTRGQAENLIGAGADGLRIGMGPGSICITQDTMAVGRAQATAVYQTAAHAAKYDVPVIADGGISNIGDIANALAIGASACMMGFMFAGTSEAPGEYFYENGIRLKKYRGMASIEAMKAGGDKRYFNEGQKVKVAQGVSGSVVDRGSILNFIPYLSLGLRLSFQDMGFRSVQDLHKGLREGKLRFERRSESAQAQGSVHSLYSYSAPSLRAE